CAAGCGGGAAGCGAAGCGCTGGCCGCCGGCAAGGTCGGGATGATCTTGGTCGCCGGAGGGCAAGGTTCTCGGCTGGGGTTCGAGAAGCCCAAAGGCCTGTTTCCGATCGGACCGGTCTCTCAGCGAACATTGTTCCAGATGCACGCCGATCTATTAAAAGCGATCTGCGAGCGTTATCAGGTGATGATCCCGCTGTATGTGATGACCAGTCCCGCAACCCATGCCGAGACGATCGAATACTTTGCGGAGACCGACAACCTGGGGCTTCACGACGACCAACTGCACGTCTTTTGCCAGGGAACAATGCCGGCGGTCGATCGGGCAACAGGGCGTGTGCTGTTGGAATCCAAGCACCAACTGGCGCTCAGCCCCGATGGACACGGAGGGACCGTGTCGGCGCTCGCCGCCAGCGGATGCCTGCAGGACGCGATCTCGCGCGGCATCGAACACCTCGCCTATGCCCAAGTCGACAACCCGCTAGCCAATCCCTGCGACGCTGCCTTGATCGGGCATCACATCCTTGCCGACAGCGACATGACGACTCAAGTCGTTCGCAAACGAGCCCCTCTGGAACGCGTCGGCAACGTCGTGTTGGTCGATGGCAAGGTGCAGATTATCGAATACATTCACCTGCCCGAATCAGCAGCTCGCCAGACGGAGGCCGATGGCTCGCTGCGGTTATGGGCTGGCAACATTGCGATCCACGTTTTCAAGACATCGTTCCTGAAACAGGCGACCGACCACGACGACAATTTGGCGTTCAATCGCGCCTACAAGAAGGTCCCCTACGTCGATGGCAGCGGCAACGTCGTCTCTCCCGCCGATCCCAACGCGATCAAGTTTGAACGATTCATCTTCGACTTACTGCCGATGGCGAAAAACGCGTTTGTCGTCGAAGGCGTTGCCGCGGAGATCTTCGCACCGGTAAAGAACGCCGACGGTGCTCCCAGCGATACACCGGCAGCGGCAAGGCGAGCGATCAGCGACTTGCATCGCGGCTGGCTGACGGCAGCGGGAGCGAAGGTTG
Above is a genomic segment from Rosistilla ulvae containing:
- a CDS encoding UTP--glucose-1-phosphate uridylyltransferase; the encoded protein is MNTSLQSKLASCGQEHLLQFWDQLDSPQQRELAEQIEQIDFARLQRLIDAADAEVDLDAVASRAEPPRAVRADGTGADWNIDQAVQAGSEALAAGKVGMILVAGGQGSRLGFEKPKGLFPIGPVSQRTLFQMHADLLKAICERYQVMIPLYVMTSPATHAETIEYFAETDNLGLHDDQLHVFCQGTMPAVDRATGRVLLESKHQLALSPDGHGGTVSALAASGCLQDAISRGIEHLAYAQVDNPLANPCDAALIGHHILADSDMTTQVVRKRAPLERVGNVVLVDGKVQIIEYIHLPESAARQTEADGSLRLWAGNIAIHVFKTSFLKQATDHDDNLAFNRAYKKVPYVDGSGNVVSPADPNAIKFERFIFDLLPMAKNAFVVEGVAAEIFAPVKNADGAPSDTPAAARRAISDLHRGWLTAAGAKVAAGVSVEINPEWAQDAEEVADRIESGLSVAEDRYFEPQPGDLRQVVVARCDTATEASIIQSQLGGAGIQSFTQGTNASIMLSGIGNPSKGIPVFVANRDVDRARKILQSENDS